One Epinephelus fuscoguttatus linkage group LG10, E.fuscoguttatus.final_Chr_v1 genomic window carries:
- the ephx4 gene encoding epoxide hydrolase 4 — MARVLHNLLIFLIRLALKIRVLGYWSLIYGYCALCTIVALLKLWWSIILRPTTTFQWVIRETPPACLNDTSLGTHCYVRIKESGLRFHYVAAGERGKPLMLFLHGFPEFWFSWRYQLREFKSEFRVVAIDMRGYGESDLPLSTESYRFDYLVTDVKDIVEYLGYNRCCLVGHDWGGTIAWLFAIHYPEMVTKLIVLNSPHPSVFTDYALRHPSQLLKSSHFFFFQLPRFPELMLSINDFKALKALFTSRNTGIGRKGRWLTAEDLEAYLYALSQPGALTGALNYYRNVFSSLPLSHNHVRSPVLLLWGERDAFLEQEMAEACRLYIRNHFRLNIISGASHWLQQDQPDIVNTLIWTFLKEGEGRKSYRN; from the exons ATGGCGAGAGTGCTCCACAACTTGCTGATATTTCTAATCAGACTTGCGCTGAAAATCAGAGTTTTGGGGTACTGGTCATTGATATACGGTTATTGTGCTCTTTGCACCATCGTAGCCCTGCTGAAACTTTGGTGGAGCATCATCTTAAGGCCGACAACAACCTTCCAATGGGTGATTCGTGAAACTCCCCCGGCTTGTCTGAATGACACGTCCTTGGGAACCCACTGTTATGTTAGGATCAAG GAGTCCGGCCTTAGGTTTCACTATGTTGCCGCTGGGGAGAGAGGAAAGCCGCTCATGCTGTTTTTACACGGCTTCCCTGAGTTCTG GTTCTCCTGGCGTTACCAGCTGCGCGAGTTCAAGAGCGAATTCCGTGTGGTGGCCATCGACATGCGGGGCTACGGGGAGTCCGACCTGCCACTGTCCACTGAAAGTTATCGCTTCGACTACCTGGTCACCGACGTCAAGGACATTGTGGAGTACTTAG gatACAACAGATGTTGCCTTGTTGGCCACGACTGGGGTGGGACCATAGCGTGGCTGTTCGCCATTCACTACCCTGAGATGGTGACGAAACTCATCGTCCTAAACAGCCCCCATCCTTCTGTGTTCACAG atTACGCTCTGCGTCACCCGAGCCAGCTGCTGAAGTCCagccatttcttcttcttccagcTGCCCCGCTTCCCGGAGCTCATGCTCTCCATCAATGATTTCAAG GCTCTGAAGGCCTTGTTCACCAGCCGCAACACGGGGATTGGAAGGAAAGGCCGATGGCTCACTGCAGAGGACCTGGAGGCCTATCTGTATGCACTCTCACAGCCGGGAGCTCTGACTGGAGCGCTCAACTATTACAGAAATGTTTTCAG CTCCCTCCCTCTGAGCCACAACCACGTCAGGTctccagtgctgctgctgtggggtGAGCGGGATGCCTTCCTGGAGCAGGAAATGGCCGAAGCCTGCCGCCTCTACATCCGGAACCATTTCCGTCTCAACATCATCTCTGGAGCCAGTCACTGGCTGCAGCAGGACCAGCCTGACATTGTGAACACCCTCATATGGACCTTTCTCAAGGAGGGAGAGGGACGCAAAAGCTACAGGAACTAA